A genomic region of Pseudomonas migulae contains the following coding sequences:
- the glpD gene encoding glycerol-3-phosphate dehydrogenase, whose amino-acid sequence MPTSTLPTPPLAEVYDIAVIGGGINGVGIAADAAGRGLSVFLCEKDDLASHTSSASSKLIHGGLRYLEHYEFRLVREALAEREVLLAKAPHIVKQMRFVLPHRPHLRPAWMIRAGLFLYDNLGKREKLEGSKSLKFGPDSPLKSEITKGFEYSDCWVDDARLVVLNAMAAREKGAHVHTQTRCVSARRTKGLWHLHLERADGSLFSIRAKALVNAAGPWVAKFIRDDLKMESPYGIRLIQGSHLIVPKLYEGEHAHILQNEDQRIVFTIPYLNHFTLIGTTDREYTGDPAKVAITEGETDYLLKVVNAHFKKQISRDDILHSYSGVRPLCNDESDNPSAVTRDYTLALSGTGEEAPLLSVFGGKLTTYRKLAESALAQLAPYFTHIQPNWTATATLPGGEDMTTPQALSSRIRDQFDWVPTEIARRWATTYGSRTWRMLEGVQNLSDLGEHIGGGLYTREVDYLCSEEWATTAHDILWRRSKLGLFTTADEQQKLADYLSKVEQNRSKIEAA is encoded by the coding sequence ATGCCCACTTCTACCTTGCCTACGCCCCCTCTCGCTGAGGTCTACGACATTGCCGTCATCGGTGGCGGGATCAATGGCGTGGGGATCGCAGCGGATGCCGCCGGCCGCGGTCTCTCGGTGTTCCTTTGCGAAAAGGATGATCTGGCCAGCCACACTTCGTCGGCCAGCAGCAAGCTGATCCATGGCGGCCTGCGCTACCTCGAACATTACGAATTCCGCCTGGTGCGCGAAGCCCTCGCAGAGCGCGAAGTGTTGCTGGCCAAGGCGCCGCACATCGTCAAGCAAATGCGTTTCGTGCTGCCACACCGTCCGCACCTGCGCCCGGCGTGGATGATCCGCGCCGGTTTGTTCCTTTATGACAACCTGGGCAAACGGGAAAAACTGGAAGGTTCGAAAAGCCTGAAGTTCGGCCCGGACAGCCCGTTGAAAAGCGAAATCACCAAAGGCTTCGAATATTCCGATTGCTGGGTCGACGACGCTCGCCTGGTCGTACTGAATGCCATGGCCGCCCGCGAGAAAGGCGCCCACGTTCACACCCAGACCCGTTGCGTCAGCGCCCGCCGCACCAAAGGCCTGTGGCACCTGCACCTGGAACGCGCTGACGGCAGCCTGTTTTCGATTCGCGCCAAGGCACTGGTGAACGCGGCCGGTCCGTGGGTAGCCAAGTTCATTCGTGACGACCTGAAGATGGAATCGCCGTACGGCATCCGCCTGATCCAGGGCAGCCACCTGATCGTGCCGAAACTGTACGAAGGCGAACACGCGCACATTCTGCAGAATGAAGATCAGCGCATCGTCTTCACCATTCCGTACCTGAACCACTTCACCCTGATCGGCACCACCGACCGCGAATACACCGGAGATCCGGCGAAGGTGGCGATCACCGAAGGTGAAACCGATTACCTGCTTAAAGTAGTCAACGCTCACTTCAAGAAGCAGATCAGCCGCGACGACATCCTGCACAGCTATTCCGGTGTTCGTCCGCTGTGCAACGATGAATCCGACAATCCGTCGGCCGTCACCCGCGACTACACCCTGGCCTTGTCGGGCACAGGCGAAGAGGCGCCGCTGCTGTCGGTGTTCGGTGGCAAGCTGACCACCTACCGCAAACTGGCCGAGTCGGCGCTGGCGCAACTGGCGCCGTACTTCACGCACATCCAGCCGAACTGGACCGCCACGGCGACCTTGCCGGGCGGCGAAGACATGACCACCCCGCAGGCGCTGAGCTCCCGGATTCGTGACCAGTTCGACTGGGTGCCGACGGAAATCGCCCGCCGCTGGGCCACAACCTACGGCAGCCGCACCTGGCGCATGCTCGAAGGCGTGCAGAACCTCAGCGATCTGGGCGAACACATTGGCGGCGGTCTCTACACCCGCGAAGTCGATTACCTGTGCAGCGAAGAGTGGGCGACTACTGCGCATGACATTCTGTGGCGCCGCAGCAAGCTGGGCCTGTTTACCACGGCGGACGAGCAACAAAAACTCGCGGATTACCTGAGCAAGGTCGAGCAGAACCGCAGCAAGATCGAAGCGGCCTGA
- a CDS encoding amino acid ABC transporter permease yields the protein MNYNWDWGVFFKSTGVGSEIYFDWYLSGLGWTIAIAIVAWIIALTLGSILGVMRTVPNRIVSGIATCYVEVFRNVPLLVQLFIWYFLVPDLLPQNLQDWYKQDLNPTTSAFLSVVVCLGLFTTARVCEQVRTGIQALPKGQESAARAMGFKLPQIYWNVLLPQAYRIIIPPLTSEFLNVFKNSSVASLIGLMELLAQTKQTAEFSANLFEAFTLATLIYFTLNMGLMLLMRAVEKKVAVPGLISVGGK from the coding sequence ATGAATTACAACTGGGACTGGGGCGTGTTCTTCAAGTCCACCGGCGTGGGCAGCGAAATTTATTTCGACTGGTACCTCTCCGGTTTGGGCTGGACCATCGCCATCGCCATCGTGGCCTGGATCATTGCCCTGACGCTGGGCTCGATTCTGGGTGTCATGCGTACCGTACCGAATCGCATCGTGTCGGGCATCGCGACCTGCTACGTCGAAGTCTTCCGTAACGTACCGCTGCTCGTGCAGCTGTTCATCTGGTACTTCCTGGTGCCCGATCTGCTGCCTCAGAACCTGCAGGACTGGTACAAGCAGGACCTGAACCCGACCACCTCGGCGTTCCTCAGCGTGGTTGTCTGCCTCGGTCTGTTCACCACCGCTCGCGTTTGCGAACAGGTGCGCACCGGTATCCAGGCACTGCCGAAAGGCCAGGAATCCGCTGCCCGTGCCATGGGCTTCAAGCTGCCGCAGATCTACTGGAACGTGCTGCTGCCCCAGGCTTACCGGATCATCATTCCGCCGCTTACCTCGGAATTCCTGAACGTGTTCAAGAACTCCTCCGTCGCCTCGCTGATCGGCCTGATGGAACTGCTCGCGCAGACTAAACAGACTGCCGAGTTCTCCGCCAACCTGTTCGAAGCCTTCACCCTGGCGACGCTGATCTACTTCACCCTGAACATGGGCCTGATGTTGCTGATGCGTGCGGTCGAGAAGAAAGTCGCCGTACCGGGCCTGATCTCCGTAGGGGGTAAATGA
- a CDS encoding MIP/aquaporin family protein — MTTALQQPSLSSQCMAEFLGTALLIFFGTGCVAALKVAGASFGLWEISIIWGVGVSMAIYLTAGVSGAHLNPAVSIALSIFADFEKRKLPFYILAQVAGAFCGALLVYTLYSNLFFDYEQTHHMVRGTQASLELASVFSTFPNPALSTAQAFLVEVIITAVLMGVIMSLTDDNNGLPNGPMAPLLIGLLIAVIGSSMGPLTGFAMNPARDFGPKLMTFFAGWGEISFTGGRDIPYFLIPIFAPIVGACLGAAAYRGLIARHLPSAIPATKDATPAIDGKPRTS, encoded by the coding sequence ATGACAACTGCTTTACAACAACCGTCGCTCTCCAGCCAATGCATGGCCGAGTTTCTGGGCACTGCGCTGCTGATCTTTTTTGGTACCGGTTGTGTTGCCGCGCTCAAGGTCGCGGGTGCCAGCTTTGGCTTGTGGGAAATCAGCATCATCTGGGGTGTCGGGGTCAGCATGGCCATCTACCTGACCGCCGGGGTTTCCGGGGCCCACCTCAACCCTGCCGTCAGCATCGCGCTGAGCATTTTCGCCGACTTCGAAAAACGCAAACTGCCGTTTTATATCCTGGCCCAAGTGGCTGGCGCGTTCTGCGGCGCGTTGTTGGTTTACACGCTGTACAGCAATCTTTTCTTCGATTACGAACAAACGCACCATATGGTTCGTGGCACTCAAGCCAGCCTCGAATTGGCCTCGGTGTTCTCCACGTTCCCCAACCCGGCCTTGTCCACCGCCCAGGCCTTCCTGGTTGAAGTGATCATCACCGCCGTCCTGATGGGCGTGATCATGTCCCTGACTGACGACAACAACGGTCTGCCCAACGGGCCAATGGCGCCATTGCTGATCGGCCTGCTGATTGCGGTGATTGGCAGCTCGATGGGTCCGCTGACCGGTTTTGCGATGAACCCGGCGCGGGACTTCGGACCGAAGCTGATGACTTTCTTCGCGGGCTGGGGTGAAATTTCCTTTACCGGCGGACGCGATATCCCGTACTTCCTGATTCCGATTTTTGCACCGATTGTCGGTGCCTGCCTCGGTGCTGCCGCGTATCGCGGGCTGATTGCCCGTCATCTGCCCAGTGCCATACCTGCTACAAAGGACGCAACACCGGCCATTGACGGCAAACCAAGAACTTCTTGA
- a CDS encoding ABC transporter ATP-binding protein, with protein MSQPLLLNLRNLACGYQDQRVVQNLNLHLNAGDIGCLLGSSGCGKTTTLRAIAGFEPVHEGEITLAGETISSAGFTLAPEKRRIGMVFQDYALFPHLSVAENIAFGIRKHPQKDRVTEELLELVNLKNLGKRFPHELSGGQQQRVALARALAPEPQLLLLDEPFSNLDGELRRKLSHEVRDILKARGTSAILVTHDQEEAFAVSDHVGVFKEGRLEQWDTPYNLYHEPLTPYVASFIGQGYFIRGQLSSPESVQTELGQLRGNRAYTWPVGGAVDVLLRPDDIVYAPDSDLKARIVGKSFQGASTLYRLQLPTGAQLESIFPSHADHLVGAEVGIRVSADHLVLFQASGSMAAQIPAMDSGVRRYSTAS; from the coding sequence ATGAGCCAGCCACTACTGCTGAACCTGCGCAACCTCGCCTGCGGTTATCAAGACCAGCGTGTTGTGCAAAACCTGAACCTGCATTTGAACGCCGGCGACATCGGTTGCCTGCTCGGCTCTTCAGGCTGCGGCAAAACCACGACCCTGCGGGCGATTGCCGGTTTTGAACCGGTCCACGAAGGTGAAATCACCCTGGCAGGCGAGACCATCTCCAGTGCCGGTTTCACTCTTGCCCCGGAGAAGCGCCGGATCGGCATGGTGTTCCAGGATTACGCCCTGTTTCCGCATTTGAGCGTGGCCGAGAACATCGCGTTCGGGATTCGCAAGCACCCGCAAAAGGATCGCGTCACCGAAGAGCTGCTGGAACTGGTCAACCTGAAAAACCTCGGCAAACGTTTCCCGCACGAGCTTTCCGGTGGTCAGCAGCAGCGTGTCGCATTGGCCCGCGCCCTGGCGCCGGAACCGCAATTGCTACTGCTGGATGAACCATTTTCCAATCTCGACGGCGAACTGCGACGCAAGCTCAGCCACGAAGTGCGCGACATCCTCAAGGCCCGTGGCACCAGTGCGATTCTGGTGACTCACGACCAGGAAGAAGCCTTTGCGGTCAGCGATCATGTGGGCGTGTTCAAGGAGGGTCGTCTGGAACAGTGGGACACGCCCTACAACCTGTATCACGAACCGCTGACGCCGTATGTGGCCAGTTTCATTGGTCAGGGTTACTTCATTCGCGGTCAGTTGAGCAGCCCGGAATCGGTGCAGACCGAGCTGGGTCAATTGCGCGGCAATCGTGCCTACACCTGGCCGGTTGGTGGTGCGGTGGATGTGCTGTTGCGCCCGGACGATATCGTTTATGCGCCGGACAGCGATTTGAAGGCACGGATTGTCGGCAAGTCGTTCCAGGGGGCGTCGACGCTGTATCGGTTGCAGTTGCCGACAGGCGCGCAGCTTGAGTCGATCTTCCCAAGCCACGCGGATCATCTGGTGGGCGCAGAAGTTGGCATTCGTGTGTCGGCGGATCATCTGGTGTTGTTCCAGGCATCCGGCAGCATGGCGGCGCAGATTCCGGCGATGGACTCCGGTGTCCGGCGCTACAGCACTGCCAGCTGA
- the ybaK gene encoding Cys-tRNA(Pro) deacylase, translating to MTPALDLLKKVRAEHRVHSYEHDPKAASYGLEAAEKLGLDPAQVFKTLLAASEKGELLVAVVPVVGSLDLKGLAHAAGVKKVEMADPAAAQRSTGYLLGGISPLGQKKRLRTFIDNSAQPFASIFVSAGRRGLEVELAPAVLAEHTQAKFADIGRA from the coding sequence ATGACCCCCGCATTGGATTTGTTGAAAAAAGTTCGTGCCGAACATCGCGTGCACAGTTATGAACATGATCCGAAGGCGGCGTCCTATGGGCTGGAGGCCGCGGAGAAACTGGGCCTGGACCCGGCGCAGGTGTTCAAGACATTGCTGGCGGCCAGCGAGAAAGGGGAGTTGTTGGTGGCGGTGGTGCCGGTCGTCGGAAGTCTCGACCTGAAGGGCCTGGCGCATGCGGCCGGCGTGAAAAAAGTCGAAATGGCCGACCCGGCCGCTGCGCAACGTTCGACGGGTTATCTGCTGGGCGGCATCAGCCCGCTGGGACAGAAAAAGCGCCTGCGCACTTTTATCGACAATTCGGCCCAGCCGTTTGCCAGCATTTTCGTCAGTGCCGGTCGGCGCGGTCTGGAAGTAGAACTGGCGCCCGCGGTACTGGCCGAACACACCCAGGCCAAGTTCGCCGATATCGGCCGCGCCTGA
- a CDS encoding PhzF family phenazine biosynthesis protein translates to MQLEFHQVDAFSDRPFSGNPAMVYRLDAWLADELMQKIAAEHNLAETAFVVREGQGWHIRWFTPTTEVPLCGHATLASAYVLFEIYKESAERLDFICRSGPLSVSREGERLWLDFPAIVPSEVGVTLDVERALGVEVVDVLGSNELFVVLESEQAVLDCQPDMAALAKLPWPGAIVTAKGSKHDFVSRYFAPAIGINEDPVTGSTHCSLIPYWSRRLGKSSLTAYQCSKRGGELFCRLEGDRVKIGGNATLVASGTLMLG, encoded by the coding sequence ATGCAGCTTGAGTTTCATCAGGTCGATGCGTTCAGCGATCGGCCGTTCAGCGGCAATCCGGCGATGGTCTATCGGCTCGATGCCTGGCTCGCCGACGAGTTGATGCAGAAGATCGCCGCCGAGCACAACCTCGCCGAAACCGCCTTCGTGGTGCGTGAAGGGCAGGGCTGGCACATTCGCTGGTTTACCCCGACGACCGAAGTGCCGTTGTGTGGGCATGCCACCCTGGCCAGCGCATACGTGTTGTTTGAGATTTATAAAGAGTCGGCCGAGCGACTGGATTTCATTTGCAGATCCGGCCCGTTGAGCGTGAGTCGCGAAGGTGAGCGGCTATGGCTGGATTTCCCGGCAATCGTGCCGTCGGAAGTGGGCGTGACTCTGGATGTCGAACGCGCCTTGGGTGTCGAAGTGGTCGATGTGCTGGGTTCGAATGAATTGTTCGTAGTGCTGGAGTCGGAGCAGGCCGTGCTCGATTGTCAGCCCGACATGGCCGCGTTGGCCAAACTGCCGTGGCCGGGCGCTATCGTCACCGCCAAGGGCAGCAAGCATGATTTTGTGTCGCGGTACTTCGCGCCGGCGATTGGTATCAACGAAGATCCGGTGACCGGATCGACCCATTGCAGCCTGATCCCGTACTGGTCGAGACGTTTGGGCAAGTCGAGTCTGACGGCGTATCAGTGTTCGAAACGCGGCGGGGAGTTGTTCTGTCGACTGGAAGGGGATCGGGTGAAGATCGGCGGGAATGCGACGCTGGTGGCGAGTGGAACGCTGATGTTGGGTTGA
- a CDS encoding amino acid ABC transporter permease, giving the protein MEFDFSGIIPSLPGLWNGMVMTLQLMVLGVVGGIILGTILALMRLSHSKLLSNIAGAYVNYFRSIPLLLVITWFYLAVPFVLRWITGEDTPIGAFASCIVAFMMFEAAYFCEIVRAGVQSIPKGQMGAAQALGMNYGQMMRLIILPQAFRKMTPLLLQQSIILFQDTSLVYAVGLVDFLNASRASGDIIGRSNEFLIFAGLTYFTISFAASLLVKRLQKRFAV; this is encoded by the coding sequence ATGGAATTCGACTTCTCGGGCATTATCCCGTCCCTGCCGGGCTTGTGGAACGGCATGGTCATGACCCTGCAACTGATGGTGCTGGGCGTCGTCGGCGGGATCATCCTCGGCACGATCCTGGCGCTGATGCGCCTGTCCCACAGCAAACTGCTGTCGAACATTGCCGGCGCCTACGTCAACTACTTCCGCTCGATCCCGCTGCTGCTGGTCATCACCTGGTTCTATCTGGCGGTGCCGTTCGTGCTGCGCTGGATCACTGGCGAAGACACGCCGATCGGCGCGTTCGCTTCATGCATCGTGGCATTCATGATGTTCGAAGCGGCGTACTTCTGCGAAATCGTCCGCGCTGGCGTTCAGTCCATTCCCAAGGGTCAGATGGGCGCTGCCCAGGCCCTGGGCATGAATTACGGCCAGATGATGCGCTTGATCATCCTGCCGCAAGCATTCCGCAAGATGACCCCGCTGCTGCTGCAACAGAGCATCATCCTGTTCCAGGACACCTCGCTGGTCTATGCGGTGGGCCTGGTGGACTTCCTGAACGCCTCGCGTGCCAGTGGCGACATCATCGGTCGCTCCAATGAGTTCCTGATCTTCGCAGGGCTCACGTACTTCACAATCAGCTTTGCCGCCTCGCTGCTGGTCAAGCGTCTGCAAAAAAGGTTTGCCGTATGA
- a CDS encoding DeoR/GlpR family transcriptional regulator, with amino-acid sequence MNLPPRQQQILELVRERGYVSIEEMATLFVVTPQTIRRDINQLAEANLLRRYHGGAAYDSSVENTAYAMRADQMRDEKQRIGEAIAAQIPDHASLFINIGTTTESIARALLNHNHLKIITNNLHVASMLSAKDDFDVLLTGGNVRRDGGVVGQASVDFINQFKVDFALVGISGIDEDGSLLDFDYQEVRVSQAIIANARQVILAADSSKFGRNAMIRLGPISLIDCLVTDQQPVPALAQLLSQHKIRLEVV; translated from the coding sequence ATGAATCTGCCTCCCCGTCAGCAGCAAATCCTCGAACTGGTTCGCGAACGCGGCTATGTCAGCATCGAGGAAATGGCCACGCTGTTCGTCGTTACACCGCAAACCATCCGCCGCGACATCAATCAGCTCGCGGAAGCCAATTTGTTGCGTCGCTACCATGGCGGCGCAGCCTACGATTCCAGTGTCGAAAACACCGCCTATGCCATGCGCGCCGATCAGATGCGCGATGAAAAGCAGCGTATCGGCGAAGCCATTGCCGCCCAGATCCCTGATCACGCCTCGCTGTTCATCAACATCGGTACGACCACCGAATCGATTGCCCGGGCGTTGCTTAATCACAATCACCTGAAGATCATCACCAACAACCTGCACGTGGCATCGATGCTCAGCGCCAAGGACGACTTCGACGTCCTGTTGACCGGCGGCAATGTGCGGCGTGACGGGGGTGTGGTCGGTCAGGCGAGTGTCGACTTCATTAACCAGTTCAAGGTCGACTTTGCATTGGTCGGCATCAGCGGTATCGATGAAGACGGCAGCCTGTTGGATTTCGATTATCAGGAAGTGCGGGTGTCGCAGGCGATCATTGCCAATGCACGACAGGTGATTTTGGCGGCGGACTCCAGCAAATTCGGGCGCAACGCCATGATTCGCCTGGGGCCGATCAGCCTGATCGACTGCCTGGTGACGGATCAGCAGCCAGTGCCGGCGTTGGCGCAGTTGTTGAGTCAGCACAAAATTCGACTTGAAGTGGTTTAA
- the glpK gene encoding glycerol kinase GlpK, producing MTDIQNKNYIIALDQGTTSSRAIIFDRDANVVCTAQREFAQHYPQAGWVEHDPMEIFATQSAVMVEALAQAGLHHDQVAAIGITNQRETTVVWDKTTGRPIYNAIVWQCRRSTEICQQLKRDGHEQYISETTGLVTDPYFSGTKLKWILDNVEGSRERARKGELLFGTVDSWLIWKFTGGKVHVTDYTNASRTMLFNIHTLQWDAKMLEVLDIPREMLPEVKSSSEIYGHTKSGIAIGGIAGDQQAALFGQMCVEPGQAKNTYGTGCFLLMNTGDKAVKSKHGMLTTIACGPRGEVAYALEGAVFNGGSTVQWLRDELKIINDAHDTEYFANKVKDSNGVYLVPAFTGLGAPYWDPYARGALFGLTRGVRVDHIIRAALESIAYQTRDVLDAMQQDSGERLKALRVDGGAVANNFLMQFQADILGTQVERPQMRETTALGAAYLAGLACGFWGSLEELRGKAVIEREFEPTLDETAKEKLYAGWKKAVSRTRDWEPHEGAE from the coding sequence ATGACCGACATTCAGAATAAGAACTACATCATTGCCCTCGATCAGGGTACGACCAGCTCCCGCGCGATCATTTTCGACCGCGACGCGAACGTGGTTTGCACCGCCCAGCGCGAATTCGCCCAGCATTACCCGCAAGCCGGTTGGGTCGAACACGACCCGATGGAAATCTTCGCCACCCAAAGCGCCGTGATGGTCGAGGCCCTGGCGCAAGCCGGCCTGCATCACGACCAGGTCGCGGCCATCGGCATTACCAACCAGCGTGAAACCACCGTGGTCTGGGACAAGACCACCGGTCGCCCGATCTACAACGCGATCGTCTGGCAGTGCCGCCGCAGCACCGAGATCTGCCAACAACTGAAACGCGACGGCCACGAGCAATACATCAGCGAAACCACTGGCCTGGTCACCGACCCGTACTTCTCCGGCACCAAACTCAAGTGGATCCTCGATAACGTCGAAGGCAGCCGTGAGCGTGCGCGCAAAGGCGAACTGCTGTTCGGTACCGTCGACAGCTGGCTGATCTGGAAATTTACCGGCGGCAAGGTCCACGTCACCGACTACACCAACGCCTCGCGCACCATGCTCTTCAACATCCACACCTTGCAGTGGGACGCGAAGATGCTCGAGGTACTGGATATTCCGCGCGAAATGCTGCCGGAAGTGAAGTCCTCGTCGGAAATCTACGGCCACACCAAAAGCGGCATCGCCATTGGCGGTATCGCCGGCGACCAGCAGGCCGCCCTCTTCGGCCAGATGTGCGTCGAGCCAGGCCAGGCGAAAAATACCTACGGCACTGGCTGCTTCCTGCTGATGAACACCGGCGACAAAGCCGTGAAATCCAAGCACGGCATGCTGACCACCATCGCGTGCGGTCCGCGTGGCGAAGTGGCCTACGCGCTGGAAGGCGCCGTCTTCAACGGTGGTTCAACCGTTCAGTGGTTGCGTGATGAATTGAAGATCATCAATGACGCCCACGACACCGAATACTTCGCCAACAAGGTCAAGGACAGCAACGGCGTGTACCTGGTACCGGCCTTCACCGGCCTCGGCGCACCGTATTGGGACCCGTATGCCCGTGGCGCACTGTTCGGCCTGACCCGCGGCGTACGTGTGGATCACATTATTCGTGCGGCGCTGGAGTCGATTGCCTACCAGACCCGCGACGTGCTCGACGCCATGCAGCAGGATTCCGGCGAACGCCTCAAAGCCCTGCGCGTGGATGGCGGCGCGGTGGCGAACAATTTCCTGATGCAGTTCCAGGCCGACATTCTCGGCACGCAAGTCGAGCGTCCGCAAATGCGCGAAACCACCGCATTGGGCGCCGCTTACCTCGCCGGTCTGGCATGTGGCTTCTGGGGCAGCCTGGAAGAGCTGCGCGGCAAGGCAGTAATCGAACGCGAATTCGAACCGACGCTGGACGAAACCGCGAAGGAAAAACTCTACGCAGGCTGGAAAAAAGCGGTCAGCCGCACGCGTGATTGGGAACCTCATGAAGGCGCTGAATAA
- a CDS encoding glutamate/aspartate ABC transporter substrate-binding protein has product MRIVPHLLGAAIAAALITTPVFAAELTGTLKKIKESGVITLGHRDASIPFSYIADASGKPVGYSHDIQLKIVEAIKKDLDMPNLQVKYNLVTSQTRIPLVQNGTVDVECGSTTNNVERQQQVAFSVGIFEIGTRLLSKKGSAYKDFDDLKGKNVVTTAGTTSERILKSMNADKQMGMNVISAKDHGESFQMLESGRAVAFMMDDALLAGEAAKAKKAEDWAVTGTPQSYEIYGCMVRKGDEPFKKAVDDAIVATYKSGEINKIYEKWFMAPIPPKGLNLNFPMSDELKALIANPTDKAADDKKS; this is encoded by the coding sequence ATGCGCATCGTTCCCCATCTCCTGGGCGCAGCCATTGCTGCCGCTCTGATTACCACTCCGGTTTTCGCTGCCGAGCTCACCGGCACGCTGAAGAAGATCAAAGAGTCCGGTGTCATCACCCTCGGACATCGTGACGCTTCCATTCCGTTTTCCTATATCGCGGACGCTTCCGGCAAACCGGTTGGCTACTCCCACGATATCCAGCTGAAAATCGTTGAAGCGATTAAGAAAGACCTGGACATGCCGAACCTCCAGGTCAAATACAACCTGGTCACCTCGCAAACCCGTATCCCGCTGGTGCAGAACGGCACCGTGGACGTCGAGTGCGGCTCCACCACCAACAACGTAGAGCGTCAGCAGCAAGTTGCCTTCTCCGTCGGCATCTTCGAAATCGGTACCCGCCTGCTGTCCAAGAAAGGCTCGGCGTACAAGGATTTTGACGATCTGAAAGGCAAGAACGTCGTGACCACCGCGGGCACCACGTCCGAGCGCATCCTCAAGTCGATGAACGCCGACAAGCAAATGGGCATGAACGTCATTTCCGCCAAAGACCACGGTGAGTCCTTCCAGATGCTGGAATCGGGTCGTGCCGTTGCGTTCATGATGGACGACGCCCTGCTGGCCGGTGAAGCAGCAAAGGCCAAGAAGGCCGAAGACTGGGCCGTGACCGGCACACCACAGTCCTACGAAATCTACGGCTGCATGGTCCGCAAGGGCGACGAGCCGTTCAAGAAGGCTGTGGATGACGCCATCGTCGCCACCTACAAGTCGGGCGAGATCAACAAGATCTACGAAAAATGGTTCATGGCGCCAATCCCGCCTAAAGGCCTGAACCTGAACTTCCCGATGAGCGACGAGCTCAAGGCCCTGATCGCCAATCCGACCGATAAAGCGGCTGACGACAAGAAATCCTGA
- the argF gene encoding ornithine carbamoyltransferase, protein MSARHFLSLMDCTPEELVSVIRRGVELKDLRNRGVLFEPLKNRVLGMIFEKSSTRTRISFEAGMIQLGGQAIFLSPRDTQLGRGEPIGDAAIVMSSMLDAVMIRTFSHSTLTEFAANSRVPLINGLSDDLHPCQLLADMQTFLEHRGSIQGKTVAWIGDGNNMCNSYIEAAIQFDFQLRIACPEGYEPNPEFVAKAGDRVTIVRDPKDAVRGAHLVSTDVWTSMGQEEETAKRLKLFSPFQVNRALLDLAAEDVLFMHCLPAHRGEEISLDLLDDPRSVAWDQAENRLHAQKALLEFLVEPAYHHA, encoded by the coding sequence ATGAGCGCAAGGCACTTTCTCTCCCTGATGGATTGCACGCCCGAAGAGCTGGTCAGCGTGATCCGTCGAGGCGTTGAGCTCAAAGACCTGCGTAACCGCGGCGTACTGTTCGAGCCCCTGAAAAACCGCGTGCTCGGGATGATTTTCGAGAAGTCCTCGACCCGCACCCGTATCTCGTTCGAGGCCGGCATGATCCAGCTCGGCGGCCAGGCCATCTTCCTGTCGCCGCGCGACACCCAGCTGGGCCGTGGCGAGCCGATCGGCGACGCCGCCATTGTCATGTCGAGCATGCTCGATGCGGTGATGATCCGTACGTTTTCCCACAGCACCCTGACCGAATTCGCTGCCAATTCGCGCGTCCCGCTGATCAACGGCCTGTCCGATGATCTGCACCCGTGCCAGTTGCTGGCCGACATGCAGACCTTCCTCGAACATCGCGGCTCGATCCAGGGCAAAACCGTGGCCTGGATCGGCGATGGCAACAACATGTGCAACAGCTATATAGAAGCGGCGATCCAGTTCGACTTCCAGCTGCGCATCGCGTGCCCTGAAGGCTATGAGCCCAACCCTGAATTCGTGGCCAAGGCCGGCGACCGGGTGACCATCGTTCGCGATCCGAAGGATGCCGTGCGTGGCGCGCATCTGGTGAGCACCGACGTCTGGACCTCCATGGGCCAGGAAGAAGAAACCGCCAAGCGCTTGAAGCTGTTCTCGCCGTTCCAGGTCAATCGCGCGTTGCTGGATCTGGCCGCCGAGGACGTGCTGTTCATGCATTGCCTGCCCGCCCACCGTGGCGAAGAGATCAGCCTCGACCTGCTCGATGACCCGCGCTCCGTCGCCTGGGATCAAGCGGAAAACCGTCTCCACGCACAAAAGGCCCTGCTCGAGTTTCTCGTCGAGCCGGCGTATCACCACGCATGA